One part of the Flavobacterium johnsoniae UW101 genome encodes these proteins:
- a CDS encoding nucleotide pyrophosphohydrolase — protein sequence MDLKNAQLDVDTWIKEHGVRYFNELTNMAQLTEEVGEVARIIARRYGEQSEKESDKNKDLGEELADVVFVVLCLANQTGIDLQAAFDKKMDLKSVRDKDRHKNNDKLK from the coding sequence ATGGATTTGAAAAATGCACAACTAGACGTTGATACCTGGATAAAAGAACACGGAGTTCGTTACTTTAACGAGTTAACAAATATGGCGCAGCTTACAGAAGAAGTAGGCGAAGTTGCCAGAATTATAGCACGTCGTTACGGTGAACAATCTGAAAAAGAAAGTGATAAAAACAAAGATTTAGGCGAAGAACTAGCCGATGTTGTTTTTGTAGTTCTTTGTCTGGCAAATCAAACGGGAATCGATTTGCAGGCTGCTTTTGATAAAAAAATGGACTTAAAATCGGTTAGAGATAAAGATCGTCACAAAAACAACGATAAATTGAAATAA
- a CDS encoding DUF3857 domain-containing protein, with protein MKITRLFIFLFLLFSASKIEAQEFKLGKVSIAELEQKVHPKDSSAAAAILYKRGKSRIEYNDSDGFFLLTEVETRIKIYKKEGYDWANQSVTYYSVKNESRETVSISDVVTYNLVNGKIEKTKLKSDGEFNEEVNKYRSRKKISMPNVKEGSVLEFKYTVRTLNISMMRDWKFQSSIPVDYSEYTTYIPEYYTFNSMQKGYVFPKVATVKNSKSITSLNRERTLGPGHVSKTTFSADKVDYMETQTSYLAENIPALKDELYVNNIDNYTASVEHELSIVKPFNQPLKMYSADWNSVVKTIYDYDDFGPELNKTGYFENDLKTVLAGLNTAEEKIPAILSYVKSKVKWDEYYGYSCDKGVRKAYQEGTGNVAEINLMLTAMLRYAGLTANPVLLSTRSNGIPLFPNRTAFNYVVAAVETSTGNVLLDGTDRFSTPNILPLRTLNWNGRLIRKDGSSEEVNLMPQKVSADNIFMNYTIAADGKVTGKTRRQYTDYNALVTRGNISGFKEEEYLEKLENQYNKIEINEYSKANEKDFLQPIIETYSFSGNNLCELIGEKIYISPMLFFTENKNPFTQEVREYPVDFSYPFADKYNITIQIPDGFTVETLPAPAAVTMEDNLGTFKFNIASNGNTLQLAILHQINQAIVSAEKYDMLKEYYKAMIAKETEKIVLKKI; from the coding sequence ATGAAAATTACCAGATTATTCATTTTTTTATTCCTGTTATTTTCAGCTTCAAAAATAGAAGCTCAGGAATTTAAATTAGGAAAAGTTTCAATTGCAGAATTGGAACAAAAAGTACACCCAAAAGACTCATCCGCAGCAGCGGCAATTTTGTATAAAAGAGGAAAATCGAGAATTGAATACAATGACAGCGACGGATTCTTTTTACTTACGGAAGTTGAAACCCGTATAAAAATATATAAAAAAGAAGGGTATGATTGGGCGAATCAAAGTGTTACTTATTACAGCGTAAAAAATGAGTCAAGGGAAACAGTTAGCATTTCAGATGTTGTGACTTATAATTTAGTAAACGGAAAGATTGAAAAAACTAAATTAAAAAGTGACGGTGAATTTAATGAAGAGGTAAATAAGTATAGGTCAAGAAAAAAAATCTCAATGCCTAATGTAAAGGAAGGTTCTGTTTTAGAATTTAAATATACAGTAAGAACGCTTAATATATCAATGATGCGAGATTGGAAATTTCAATCTAGTATTCCTGTTGACTATTCTGAATATACAACTTATATCCCTGAGTATTATACTTTTAATTCTATGCAAAAAGGATATGTTTTTCCGAAAGTGGCAACGGTTAAAAATTCTAAATCAATAACTTCACTAAACAGAGAAAGGACTTTAGGACCTGGACATGTGTCTAAAACTACATTTTCTGCAGATAAAGTCGATTACATGGAAACACAAACGAGCTATCTTGCTGAAAATATTCCAGCGCTTAAAGATGAATTGTATGTTAACAATATAGATAACTATACGGCTAGTGTAGAACACGAATTATCAATAGTTAAACCATTTAATCAGCCTTTAAAGATGTATTCTGCAGATTGGAATTCTGTAGTTAAAACGATTTACGATTATGACGATTTTGGTCCTGAATTAAATAAAACCGGTTATTTTGAAAATGATTTAAAAACCGTATTAGCGGGATTAAACACTGCCGAAGAAAAAATACCAGCTATTTTAAGTTATGTGAAATCAAAAGTAAAATGGGACGAATATTACGGTTACAGCTGTGATAAAGGAGTTCGAAAAGCATATCAGGAAGGAACAGGAAATGTAGCAGAAATTAATTTAATGCTGACTGCCATGCTACGATATGCCGGGCTTACAGCAAATCCTGTTTTATTAAGTACGCGTTCAAACGGAATTCCCTTATTTCCTAACAGAACAGCTTTTAATTATGTTGTAGCCGCTGTAGAAACTTCAACTGGAAATGTTTTGCTTGATGGAACAGATCGATTTTCAACCCCTAATATTTTACCGTTACGAACATTAAATTGGAACGGAAGATTGATACGTAAAGATGGAAGTTCAGAAGAAGTGAATTTAATGCCTCAAAAAGTTTCTGCAGATAATATTTTTATGAATTATACTATTGCTGCAGATGGAAAAGTGACAGGAAAAACCAGAAGACAGTATACAGATTATAATGCATTAGTAACCCGAGGTAATATTTCAGGTTTTAAAGAAGAAGAATATCTGGAAAAGTTAGAAAATCAATATAATAAAATAGAAATTAATGAATATTCTAAGGCTAATGAAAAAGATTTTCTACAGCCAATTATAGAAACGTATTCATTTTCAGGAAATAACTTGTGTGAATTAATAGGCGAAAAAATTTATATAAGCCCAATGCTGTTTTTTACAGAAAATAAAAACCCATTTACACAAGAGGTTAGAGAATATCCGGTAGATTTTAGCTACCCATTTGCTGATAAATACAATATTACAATTCAAATACCAGATGGTTTTACAGTAGAAACATTGCCAGCTCCTGCAGCCGTTACTATGGAAGATAATTTAGGAACATTTAAATTCAATATTGCCTCAAACGGTAATACCCTGCAGTTAGCAATTTTACATCAAATAAATCAGGCAATTGTATCAGCAGAAAAATATGATATGCTGAAAGAGTATTACAAAGCCATGATTGCGAAAGAAACTGAAAAAATTGTATTAAAAAAAATATAG
- a CDS encoding DUF3857 domain-containing protein, protein MKSPFFALFFSLITYVSNAQKGEYSALSISDSLKDNANAVVRLDQMDISISSQRSMNIKTHRVVTVFNQNGLEHIEAYQHYDKSTTLKNIEAVVYDLLGNEIKKIKRKDFKDESAVSGSTLFSDNRILYLDYTPISYPFTIVYNSEIESSNTAFIPRWYFLGDYNVSIQKSILNISFPNDLGFKKKEFQFSDFNIKKTIDTDTKLSYTASNIQARKLEDYSPSAGDLFPKVMMGLEKFHLEGVDGTATTWEAFGKWYGDKILSGTTVLPEETKERIKTLVGDEKDPIKKARIIYDYVQKKSRYVNIAIGIGGWKPMLASDVDRLGYGDCKALTNYTKALLQVVDVPSYNTILYGGRYKSNIQSDFVSMQGNHMILAVPNENNYIWLECTSQDDPFGYQGTFTDDRDVLVVKPEGGEIVRTKIYEDKENTQNGKGNYTIDENGNFSGTISIASQGSQYSSKANLENILPTEKEAHYKSYWSNINNIKLGKISFVNDKENVKFLEDVQLTALNYGLISGNKMIFTVDAFNQNSENVKRIRNRKTPFQIQRGYFDTDEIEINLPAGFSIEFLPQNVELKGKFGEYKTEIIKKDNNKLTYKRSMFLSKGKYSNKEYDEYRLFIEQISKNDNSKIILTKN, encoded by the coding sequence ATGAAAAGCCCTTTTTTTGCGTTATTTTTCTCTTTAATTACTTATGTTTCAAATGCTCAAAAAGGCGAATATTCTGCACTTTCTATATCTGATAGTTTAAAAGATAATGCGAATGCTGTTGTGCGTTTAGATCAAATGGATATTTCGATTTCTTCGCAGCGAAGCATGAATATTAAAACGCATCGAGTTGTAACAGTTTTTAATCAAAATGGACTTGAACACATTGAAGCTTATCAGCATTATGACAAATCTACTACATTAAAAAATATAGAAGCTGTTGTTTATGATTTGCTTGGCAATGAAATCAAAAAAATAAAACGAAAAGATTTTAAAGACGAAAGCGCGGTAAGCGGCAGTACGCTTTTTTCAGATAACCGTATACTATACTTAGATTATACGCCTATTTCCTATCCCTTTACAATTGTTTATAATAGTGAAATTGAAAGTTCAAATACAGCTTTTATACCACGATGGTATTTTTTAGGAGATTACAATGTCAGCATACAAAAAAGTATTCTCAATATATCTTTTCCAAACGACTTAGGTTTTAAAAAGAAAGAATTTCAGTTTTCTGATTTCAATATAAAAAAAACTATCGATACAGATACAAAACTAAGTTATACAGCCAGTAACATTCAGGCCAGAAAACTAGAAGATTATAGTCCTTCAGCGGGAGATCTTTTCCCAAAAGTAATGATGGGATTAGAGAAGTTTCATCTGGAAGGTGTTGATGGTACGGCAACAACCTGGGAAGCATTTGGTAAATGGTATGGAGATAAAATTTTAAGCGGAACAACGGTTTTACCCGAAGAAACCAAAGAAAGAATAAAAACGCTGGTTGGTGACGAAAAAGACCCAATAAAAAAAGCTAGAATTATTTACGACTATGTACAAAAAAAATCCAGATACGTAAATATTGCAATAGGAATTGGAGGCTGGAAACCAATGCTTGCGTCAGACGTAGATCGTTTAGGTTATGGAGACTGTAAAGCATTGACAAATTATACAAAAGCACTTTTGCAAGTTGTTGATGTTCCTTCATATAATACTATTTTATATGGTGGTCGTTATAAATCTAATATTCAGTCTGATTTTGTTTCAATGCAGGGTAATCACATGATTCTTGCAGTTCCAAATGAAAATAATTATATCTGGCTGGAATGCACGAGCCAGGACGATCCGTTTGGTTATCAGGGAACTTTTACTGATGACAGAGATGTTCTGGTAGTGAAACCTGAAGGAGGAGAAATTGTGCGAACCAAAATTTATGAGGATAAGGAAAATACCCAAAATGGTAAAGGAAATTATACTATTGATGAAAATGGAAATTTTTCCGGAACAATTTCAATAGCTTCGCAAGGATCGCAATACAGTTCAAAAGCCAATCTCGAAAATATACTTCCTACAGAAAAAGAAGCACATTATAAAAGCTACTGGAGTAATATAAACAATATTAAACTGGGAAAAATAAGTTTTGTGAATGATAAAGAAAATGTCAAATTTTTAGAAGATGTCCAGCTTACGGCTCTTAACTACGGTTTAATTTCAGGAAACAAAATGATTTTTACGGTAGATGCTTTCAATCAAAACTCCGAAAATGTAAAACGAATCCGTAACCGTAAAACTCCATTTCAAATTCAGCGCGGTTATTTTGATACAGACGAAATTGAAATCAATCTTCCTGCGGGTTTTTCTATTGAATTTCTGCCGCAAAATGTTGAATTGAAAGGCAAATTCGGAGAATACAAAACAGAAATTATTAAAAAGGATAATAACAAACTTACTTATAAACGCTCCATGTTTTTAAGCAAAGGGAAATATTCAAATAAAGAATATGATGAATACCGACTTTTTATAGAACAGATTTCAAAAAATGACAATTCAAAAATCATATTGACCAAAAACTAA
- the dtd gene encoding D-aminoacyl-tRNA deacylase: MRVIIQRVSQASVTVEGQKTADIQKGLLVLVGIEDADTQEDIDWLTGKIIKMRIFGDENDVMNCSVQDVDGDIIVVSQFTLHASTKKGNRPSYIKAAKPDFAIPMYENFVKSLEKEFGKKIQTGIFGADMKVNLLNDGPVTIVMDSKNRE; this comes from the coding sequence ATGAGAGTAATTATTCAAAGAGTTTCCCAAGCATCAGTAACAGTTGAGGGTCAAAAAACAGCAGATATTCAAAAAGGATTATTAGTTTTAGTCGGAATTGAAGATGCCGATACTCAGGAAGATATAGACTGGCTTACTGGTAAAATCATAAAAATGCGAATCTTTGGAGACGAAAATGATGTTATGAACTGCTCAGTTCAGGATGTCGATGGCGATATTATTGTAGTCAGCCAATTTACACTTCATGCATCTACAAAAAAAGGAAATCGTCCTTCTTATATAAAAGCAGCCAAACCAGATTTTGCAATTCCAATGTATGAGAACTTTGTAAAATCTCTGGAAAAAGAGTTTGGAAAGAAAATACAAACGGGAATTTTTGGTGCCGATATGAAAGTAAATCTTCTTAACGATGGTCCTGTAACAATTGTTATGGACAGCAAGAATAGGGAATAA
- the rsgA gene encoding ribosome small subunit-dependent GTPase A has protein sequence MTGTVYKSTGSWYTVKSEKGDFVECRMKGKFRIKGIKSTNPIAVGDIVDYELDETSDAVTGTIHTIHERKNYIVRKSVNLSKQIHIIASNIDQVFLLVTIDNPPTTTSFIDRFLVTAEAYGIEAILIFNKIDTLNEQTLDDQLYLQHIYTEIGYKCLRISSTENKGVDKLKEMMVGKVSMFSGHSGVGKSTLVNAMEPSLHLKTSVISEQSKQGQHTTTFAEMYDLSFDARIIDTPGIKGFGIVDMEPTEISGYFPEFFKLKDQCKFNNCLHKEEPHCAIKAALEKDEIAWSRYNSYLKILEGDEEHYRTDIYGEDRAASDETRK, from the coding sequence ATGACAGGAACCGTATACAAATCTACAGGAAGCTGGTACACCGTAAAATCTGAAAAAGGAGATTTTGTGGAATGCCGTATGAAAGGGAAATTCAGAATTAAAGGTATCAAAAGTACCAATCCTATTGCTGTAGGCGATATTGTCGATTATGAATTAGATGAAACTTCAGATGCTGTTACCGGTACGATTCATACGATTCATGAACGAAAAAACTATATCGTTCGTAAATCGGTAAACTTGTCTAAGCAGATTCATATTATTGCTTCAAACATCGATCAGGTTTTTTTACTGGTTACAATTGATAATCCGCCGACTACTACCAGTTTTATTGACCGTTTTCTGGTTACAGCCGAAGCTTACGGAATTGAAGCGATTCTGATTTTTAATAAAATCGATACTTTAAACGAACAAACATTAGACGATCAGCTTTACTTACAGCATATTTATACCGAAATTGGATATAAATGCCTCCGAATTTCATCAACAGAAAATAAAGGAGTTGACAAACTGAAAGAAATGATGGTTGGTAAAGTAAGTATGTTCTCTGGACATTCGGGAGTTGGAAAATCAACTTTGGTAAACGCAATGGAACCAAGTCTTCATTTAAAAACTTCAGTTATTTCAGAGCAAAGCAAACAAGGGCAGCACACAACTACTTTTGCCGAAATGTATGATTTGTCTTTTGATGCCCGAATTATTGATACTCCGGGAATTAAAGGTTTTGGAATTGTAGATATGGAGCCAACTGAAATCAGCGGTTATTTTCCGGAATTCTTCAAATTAAAAGATCAATGCAAGTTTAATAATTGTCTTCATAAAGAAGAACCTCATTGCGCCATAAAAGCAGCTTTAGAAAAAGATGAAATCGCTTGGTCGCGTTACAACAGTTATCTTAAAATATTAGAAGGCGATGAAGAACATTACCGTACCGATATTTATGGAGAAGATCGTGCAGCAAGTGATGAAACGAGAAAATAA
- a CDS encoding bifunctional 3-deoxy-7-phosphoheptulonate synthase/chorismate mutase type II, producing MENKKEMRKWLEDFNLNHPLVIAGPCSAETEDQVLKIAHELKDSKVSVFRAGIWKPRTRPGGFEGVGEIGLKWLQKAKAETGLLMGTEVATAAHCKLALEHDIDVLWVGARTTANPFAVQEIADTLKGTDKIVLVKNPVNPDLALWLGGVERLHMAGIEKLGVIHRGFSTYEKTKYRNIPEWQIAIELQNKFPDLPLIIDPSHITGDRKMIFEVTQEALDLNYDGMIIETHIDPDNAWSDAAQQVTPDALKQIIKDLTIRKTDDTTDEYSQKMTKLRANIDVLDTNLLELLGKRMKVADEIGQVKKDANVAILQNNRWNEILGKMILEGEKKGLTEEFVLRMFKAIHQESIGHQEKIFNA from the coding sequence ATGGAAAATAAGAAAGAAATGAGAAAGTGGTTAGAAGATTTCAATTTAAATCACCCACTTGTGATTGCTGGACCTTGTAGTGCAGAAACAGAGGATCAGGTTTTAAAAATCGCTCATGAATTAAAAGATTCAAAAGTTAGTGTATTCAGAGCTGGAATCTGGAAACCAAGAACTCGTCCAGGAGGATTTGAAGGTGTTGGAGAAATTGGATTAAAATGGTTACAAAAAGCAAAAGCTGAAACTGGTTTGTTAATGGGTACTGAAGTTGCAACTGCAGCGCACTGTAAACTAGCTTTAGAGCACGATATCGACGTATTATGGGTTGGTGCTCGTACAACTGCAAACCCTTTCGCAGTTCAGGAAATTGCTGATACTTTAAAAGGAACTGATAAAATCGTTTTGGTTAAAAACCCTGTAAACCCGGATTTAGCTTTATGGTTAGGTGGTGTTGAGCGTTTACACATGGCTGGAATCGAGAAATTAGGAGTTATTCACAGAGGTTTTTCTACTTACGAAAAAACAAAATACAGAAACATTCCAGAATGGCAGATTGCTATCGAATTACAAAATAAATTCCCTGATTTACCATTAATCATCGATCCATCTCACATTACTGGAGATCGTAAAATGATTTTCGAAGTAACTCAAGAGGCTTTAGATTTGAATTACGATGGTATGATTATCGAAACTCACATCGATCCAGACAATGCTTGGTCTGATGCTGCACAGCAAGTTACTCCAGATGCTTTGAAACAAATCATTAAAGATTTGACTATCAGAAAAACAGATGATACTACAGATGAGTACAGCCAAAAAATGACTAAACTAAGAGCTAACATCGACGTACTTGATACTAACTTATTAGAGCTTTTAGGAAAACGTATGAAAGTGGCTGACGAAATTGGTCAGGTGAAAAAAGATGCAAACGTTGCGATTCTTCAAAACAATCGTTGGAATGAAATCTTAGGAAAAATGATTTTAGAAGGTGAGAAAAAAGGGCTTACTGAAGAGTTTGTTTTAAGAATGTTTAAAGCAATTCACCAGGAAAGTATTGGTCACCAAGAGAAAATTTTCAACGCATAA
- a CDS encoding prephenate dehydrogenase, with translation MKVYVIGIGLIGGSMVLDIKDQHPDSTILGIDNNEKHLQEAIDLGVVDQAGSFEDLAEADFVIVSVPVDVALTVLPKVLDLVGDKTIVFEVGSTKKPICEAVASHPKRRNFIATHPIAGTEFSGPSAAIRGLFKGKTNIICEVEKTTFKLQEKALKLFSEIGMRIRYMDPVSHDKHIAYVSHLSHISSFMLGKTVMNKEKDEQDIFDMAGSGFESTVRLAKSSPAMWTPIFKQNKEHVLETLEAYISNLSRFRDLLKEEDYNAIFEEMESTNKIKEILNGLIKK, from the coding sequence ATGAAAGTATACGTAATAGGAATAGGATTAATAGGCGGTTCGATGGTGCTGGACATCAAAGACCAACATCCTGATTCGACAATTTTGGGAATCGATAATAACGAAAAGCATTTGCAGGAAGCCATTGATTTAGGTGTTGTCGATCAGGCAGGAAGTTTTGAAGATTTGGCTGAAGCTGATTTTGTAATTGTTTCGGTTCCTGTGGATGTTGCCTTAACGGTTCTGCCAAAAGTTTTGGATTTAGTTGGTGATAAAACCATTGTTTTTGAAGTAGGATCGACTAAAAAACCAATTTGTGAAGCAGTAGCAAGTCATCCGAAAAGAAGAAATTTTATTGCCACGCATCCGATAGCGGGAACGGAGTTTTCAGGACCTTCGGCGGCAATAAGAGGTTTGTTTAAAGGAAAAACAAACATTATCTGTGAAGTGGAAAAAACCACTTTTAAATTGCAGGAAAAGGCATTAAAGCTTTTCAGCGAAATAGGAATGAGGATTCGATATATGGACCCGGTTTCGCACGACAAACACATTGCTTATGTTTCGCATCTATCGCACATTAGTTCGTTTATGCTTGGGAAAACGGTAATGAATAAAGAAAAAGACGAACAGGATATTTTTGATATGGCAGGAAGTGGATTTGAAAGCACCGTTCGTTTGGCAAAAAGTTCACCAGCCATGTGGACGCCAATTTTTAAGCAGAATAAAGAACACGTTTTAGAAACTTTAGAAGCTTATATTTCAAATCTCAGTCGGTTTAGGGATTTGTTGAAAGAAGAAGATTACAACGCCATTTTTGAAGAAATGGAAAGCACAAATAAAATAAAAGAAATATTAAACGGATTAATTAAAAAGTAA